The following proteins are co-located in the Trichormus variabilis 0441 genome:
- a CDS encoding ShlB/FhaC/HecB family hemolysin secretion/activation protein: MNVHSKLLVQYTENSLIKLKLIKYAFVIAAVLWDYHQAIAQTPDPSSLPKDRLEDIPTRTLPSEVLQKPSDQEQLPTPTDLPEQQDPVQNDTNAKFRVDRIEVVGSKVFPPEKFASITDPFVGREVSFAELLQVRDAITKLYTDNGYVTTGALITPQTVEAGVITIQIVEGSLQEIKIVGNRRLRSQYIRDRIQLGASKPLNVPRLIEKLQILRLDPRIQNLSAELQMGVAPGTNILQVEVQEADTFSLTATLDNGRSPSVGSFRRGVNLQEANLLGLGDTLSVGYSNTDGSNSINLNYQLPINTHNGTVSFGLNQGWNRVIEDPFSVLDIQSNTTSYEFGYRQPLIQKPTQELAVGLSFSRQESQTELGLDNIGGFPLSPGADAEGRTKISALRFTQEYTQRSNEQVFAARSQFSLGVNWFDANVNEDEPDSRFFAWRGQAQWVKQLAPDTLFLARGDIQLASTSLVPLEQFGLGGQLSVRGYRQDTLLTDNGLLLSGELRLPIFRAAKLGGVLQLTPFMDVGTGWNTQGNNPSPSTFVGTGLGLLWKQGDSFSARLDWGIPLTSVDGEKRSLQENGLYFSIHYTPF; this comes from the coding sequence ATGAATGTACATTCAAAATTATTAGTTCAATATACAGAAAATTCCCTAATTAAACTCAAACTTATAAAATATGCTTTTGTGATAGCAGCAGTATTGTGGGACTATCATCAGGCGATCGCCCAAACTCCTGACCCTAGCTCCTTGCCAAAGGATCGTTTAGAAGATATTCCTACTAGGACTTTACCGTCGGAAGTATTACAAAAACCATCAGATCAAGAGCAATTGCCTACTCCAACGGATTTACCAGAGCAGCAAGATCCAGTACAAAATGATACTAATGCCAAATTTCGAGTTGATCGGATTGAAGTTGTTGGTAGTAAGGTTTTCCCACCAGAAAAATTTGCCTCTATTACAGATCCTTTTGTAGGACGAGAAGTATCATTTGCAGAACTGTTGCAAGTTAGAGATGCTATCACCAAACTCTACACTGATAACGGCTATGTAACGACAGGGGCTTTAATTACACCGCAAACAGTAGAAGCTGGAGTTATTACTATTCAGATAGTAGAAGGCAGTTTGCAGGAAATTAAGATTGTTGGTAATCGGCGACTGCGTAGTCAATACATTCGCGATCGCATCCAACTAGGTGCTAGTAAACCTCTGAATGTACCGCGCTTAATAGAAAAGCTACAAATTCTGCGTCTCGATCCCCGTATTCAAAATTTGTCAGCCGAGTTACAAATGGGTGTAGCGCCTGGAACTAACATCTTGCAAGTTGAGGTACAAGAAGCCGATACCTTCTCGCTGACAGCAACGTTAGATAATGGGCGATCGCCTAGTGTGGGTAGTTTTCGCCGGGGGGTAAATCTGCAAGAGGCAAATTTACTCGGTTTAGGTGACACTCTCAGCGTAGGATATAGCAATACAGACGGCAGTAATAGCATTAATTTAAATTACCAGTTGCCAATTAATACCCATAATGGTACTGTATCCTTCGGTCTTAATCAGGGGTGGAACCGTGTAATTGAAGACCCATTCAGCGTCCTAGATATTCAATCAAACACGACCTCTTATGAATTCGGTTATCGGCAGCCACTAATCCAAAAGCCAACCCAGGAATTAGCGGTGGGGCTATCTTTCTCACGCCAAGAAAGCCAAACTGAGTTAGGGCTAGATAATATTGGTGGGTTTCCTTTATCACCTGGTGCGGATGCAGAAGGAAGAACGAAGATTTCTGCCTTGCGCTTTACTCAGGAGTATACTCAACGCAGCAATGAGCAAGTTTTTGCAGCGCGATCGCAATTTAGCTTGGGCGTAAATTGGTTCGATGCTAATGTGAATGAGGATGAACCAGATAGTCGCTTTTTTGCTTGGCGGGGACAGGCGCAGTGGGTAAAGCAGTTAGCCCCAGACACCCTATTTTTAGCTAGAGGCGATATCCAACTAGCCTCAACTTCCTTAGTACCCTTGGAACAATTTGGTCTTGGTGGTCAGTTGAGTGTCCGAGGTTATCGCCAAGATACATTACTTACAGATAATGGTTTATTGTTGTCTGGGGAATTGAGATTACCGATTTTCCGTGCTGCCAAATTGGGAGGCGTGCTACAACTAACACCTTTTATGGACGTAGGTACAGGCTGGAATACCCAAGGCAATAACCCATCACCAAGTACCTTTGTGGGTACCGGGTTAGGGCTGCTATGGAAACAAGGGGATAGTTTCTCAGCTAGGCTAGACTGGGGTATTCCTTTAACATCCGTAGATGGTGAAAAGCGATCGCTCCAAGAAAATGGGCTGTACTTTTCAATACACTATACGCCATTTTAA
- a CDS encoding beta strand repeat-containing protein has protein sequence MKATSIGLGIVLLMTMLPCCDPVSGQVIPDGSVNTRVSQSGDLFTITDGNRVGDNLFHSFSQFSVPSNGTAFFNNASDVQNIFSRVTGASVSLIDGLIQANGNANLFLLNPKGIIFGANAQLNIGGSFISTTANSIEFADGIEFSSINSQPAPLLSINVPVGLQLGNNPAPINLQGTGHTLTNTSGLTLAPLIRTPHPTKLQVPSGKTIALVGGDINLNGATLIAETGGIELGSVISPGLVNLIPSAQGYTLGYSNIQHFGNIQLAERSLLDISGVNAGSVQIRGGQLRFTDGSLILSQNFGARPGGEIRLQTTESIELIGRTSDVGIRGGIRSEALGIGNSSNINIITPILTVSQGAGVTNSTLGSASSGNINIEATATYLSGFSPTNPVEVTTINTSTLGSGNAGDLFFNGSSLLISDGASLSSTTFGNGSSGKVTIRNTNTTVIGESPSELYSNISSTTFATGNAQTLTLDTKNLQILDGGAVATTAFFVGSGGDLSINASESITISGQGRTISSSINASTLRPDPFLRQRFGLPDILTANPGSVSITTPKLTLTNGGTVGVTNQGSGNGGNMSIATNTIQLKNQGFIQAQTKFGNGGNIQLSATDLLLLRQNSLITSTSGGSGNGGNININAPIITGLENSDIIANAIRGQGGNIQITTQGMFGLKFRDQITPESDITASSQFGLSGTVQVNTVGVDPNSGLVELPANVTDPSQKIATGCSNNQGSSFIAIGRGGVPQNPTQEIRSDRSWSDTRDISAYRETQTVQAQIPQPPETLVQATSWQRNPQGKIELVVAKSPPQMPPALTCAAVVEN, from the coding sequence ATGAAAGCGACCTCTATTGGCTTGGGAATAGTGCTGTTAATGACAATGCTACCGTGCTGTGATCCTGTCAGTGGGCAGGTAATTCCCGATGGTAGTGTGAATACCAGAGTCTCTCAAAGCGGCGATCTCTTCACCATCACTGACGGTAATCGAGTAGGAGATAACTTATTTCATAGTTTCAGTCAATTCTCAGTTCCCAGCAACGGCACTGCTTTCTTCAATAACGCCTCAGATGTTCAAAATATTTTTAGTCGTGTCACAGGAGCCAGTGTTTCCCTAATTGACGGTTTAATACAAGCTAATGGTAACGCTAATCTATTTTTGCTCAATCCCAAGGGAATCATTTTCGGAGCAAATGCTCAGTTAAATATTGGCGGATCATTCATCAGTACAACTGCCAACAGTATCGAATTTGCCGATGGCATTGAGTTTAGTAGCATCAATTCTCAACCTGCTCCATTGTTGAGTATCAATGTTCCCGTTGGTCTACAACTAGGAAACAATCCTGCACCAATTAACCTTCAAGGTACAGGACACACTTTAACCAATACCAGTGGACTGACTCTAGCTCCCCTAATTCGGACTCCTCATCCCACAAAACTACAAGTACCATCGGGAAAAACCATAGCCCTAGTCGGCGGTGACATCAACCTCAATGGGGCAACCTTAATCGCGGAAACGGGAGGAATAGAATTAGGTAGTGTGATTAGTCCGGGATTAGTCAACCTCATACCTAGCGCCCAGGGCTACACCTTGGGATATAGTAATATACAACACTTTGGCAATATTCAACTAGCCGAGCGATCGCTATTAGATATAAGCGGTGTAAATGCTGGTTCCGTGCAGATTCGAGGTGGGCAACTGCGATTCACCGACGGTTCTCTAATCCTGTCACAAAATTTCGGCGCTCGCCCTGGTGGTGAAATTCGCCTCCAGACTACAGAATCCATTGAATTAATAGGCAGAACATCTGATGTTGGAATCCGGGGTGGGATACGTAGTGAAGCCTTAGGTATAGGAAACAGTAGCAATATCAATATTATTACCCCTATTCTCACCGTCAGTCAGGGAGCAGGTGTGACTAACTCAACTCTAGGATCTGCTTCTAGTGGCAATATCAACATTGAAGCAACTGCAACTTACCTCTCCGGCTTTTCACCCACAAATCCTGTTGAAGTTACCACAATTAATACTTCCACACTAGGCAGTGGAAACGCGGGTGATCTTTTCTTCAATGGCAGTAGTCTATTAATATCAGATGGTGCTTCACTGTCTTCGACCACCTTTGGCAACGGTTCAAGTGGTAAAGTCACAATTCGCAACACTAATACCACCGTCATCGGAGAAAGTCCCTCTGAACTGTACAGCAACATTAGCTCAACGACATTTGCAACTGGAAATGCTCAAACCCTGACCCTAGATACTAAGAACTTACAAATCTTGGATGGGGGAGCAGTGGCCACCACAGCATTTTTTGTAGGTAGTGGCGGAGACTTAAGCATCAACGCCAGCGAATCCATCACCATTAGTGGTCAAGGTCGAACCATTAGCAGTAGCATTAACGCCTCCACTTTGCGACCCGATCCTTTTTTACGACAAAGATTTGGTCTGCCGGACATACTAACAGCAAATCCCGGCTCTGTCAGCATCACCACACCTAAGCTAACATTAACCAACGGTGGAACCGTCGGTGTCACAAATCAAGGTAGCGGCAACGGTGGTAATATGAGCATCGCTACTAATACCATCCAATTAAAAAATCAAGGTTTTATTCAAGCACAGACAAAATTTGGCAACGGTGGGAATATTCAATTATCTGCAACAGACCTATTGCTATTGCGGCAAAATAGCCTAATTACCTCCACATCTGGTGGCTCAGGAAATGGAGGTAACATCAACATCAATGCACCCATCATCACGGGACTAGAAAACAGCGACATTATTGCTAATGCCATTAGAGGTCAGGGAGGCAATATTCAAATTACCACTCAAGGTATGTTTGGACTAAAATTTCGTGACCAAATCACCCCGGAAAGTGACATTACAGCCAGTTCCCAATTTGGATTAAGTGGCACAGTCCAAGTTAACACTGTGGGAGTTGACCCAAACTCAGGTTTAGTCGAATTACCAGCCAATGTTACCGATCCATCCCAGAAAATAGCTACAGGTTGCTCTAATAATCAAGGTAGTAGTTTTATCGCCATAGGAAGGGGTGGAGTACCGCAAAACCCGACACAAGAAATCAGGAGCGATCGCTCCTGGTCAGACACCCGCGACATCTCTGCATACCGGGAAACACAGACAGTCCAAGCTCAAATCCCGCAACCTCCAGAAACGCTTGTCCAAGCAACGTCCTGGCAACGTAACCCTCAAGGTAAAATTGAATTAGTGGTGGCTAAATCACCTCCGCAGATGCCACCAGCCCTAACCTGTGCTGCTGTAGTTGAAAATTAA
- a CDS encoding TVP38/TMEM64 family protein, whose translation MLNAKTSFALLMAVCLIATGVTGYLLGGINPELIQGWLKAAGIWAPVTYVAVYVVATILILPSTALNLTGGAIFGPWMGTFWTSVGAIIAAIAAFIFARTVGREIVAQRLAGRWQAIDAEVKQGAVFYMFAIRLMPILPYGLVNFAAGLTSISFQDYLIGTALGTVPGILPFVLLGSSGLKAIRTGEVLPLVGALALIGMLVGGSTWYRRRRSFPTRKKP comes from the coding sequence ATGCTGAATGCTAAAACCAGTTTCGCCTTATTGATGGCTGTGTGTCTCATAGCCACCGGAGTTACAGGATATCTACTGGGGGGAATTAATCCAGAGTTAATTCAAGGTTGGTTAAAGGCTGCGGGGATTTGGGCCCCTGTTACTTATGTAGCTGTATATGTGGTTGCGACTATTTTAATTTTGCCATCAACAGCATTGAATTTAACTGGTGGAGCGATTTTTGGCCCCTGGATGGGGACATTCTGGACAAGTGTAGGTGCAATTATTGCGGCGATCGCTGCCTTCATTTTTGCGCGGACAGTAGGACGGGAAATTGTGGCTCAACGACTCGCCGGACGTTGGCAGGCTATCGATGCCGAAGTCAAGCAGGGAGCCGTTTTTTATATGTTTGCTATCCGCTTGATGCCCATCCTGCCCTATGGACTAGTCAATTTTGCTGCCGGTTTGACATCAATCAGCTTCCAGGATTACCTAATTGGTACAGCCTTGGGAACAGTACCCGGAATCTTACCGTTTGTCCTCTTGGGGAGTTCCGGCTTAAAAGCCATCCGCACTGGTGAGGTTCTACCATTAGTTGGTGCTTTGGCATTGATTGGAATGCTAGTTGGTGGTTCCACTTGGTATCGTCGTCGTCGCTCTTTTCCCACTCGTAAAAAACCCTAA
- a CDS encoding zinc-dependent alcohol dehydrogenase, with the protein MLAALLYGQEDLRLEQLADPSPEVGEVVIKVGAATTCGTDLKVWRRGGHAKMLKLPTLFGHEAAGEIVAVGAGVTGWQIGDRVVANNSAPCMKCFFCQRQEYSLCPNLTWNNGTFAEYLKIPAPIVQHNLLQIPDELPLPLAAMTEPLACVLHGVARSQIKPQDKVVVLGDGAIGLMFVATLADNVEVLLWGGNDQRLEIGQKLGAAKTFNYHQNPDIPGTVKDLTQGWGADVVIEATGVPKVWETALACARPGAIVNLFGGCPRDTTITVNTEQMHYSELTLKGVFHNTPEYVRAALALIASRKIPFELLISEQRPLKDLEQVFDDMKARKVIKVAMVSS; encoded by the coding sequence GTGTTAGCAGCCTTGCTTTATGGTCAAGAAGATTTACGCTTAGAACAGCTTGCTGACCCATCTCCAGAGGTTGGGGAAGTGGTAATTAAAGTGGGAGCAGCAACAACCTGTGGCACAGATTTAAAAGTCTGGCGGCGTGGTGGTCATGCCAAGATGTTAAAACTGCCTACTTTATTTGGTCATGAAGCAGCCGGGGAAATTGTGGCAGTGGGTGCGGGTGTGACGGGTTGGCAAATAGGCGATCGCGTAGTTGCCAATAATTCTGCACCCTGCATGAAATGTTTTTTTTGTCAACGCCAAGAATATTCCCTATGTCCCAACTTGACTTGGAATAATGGCACATTTGCTGAATACTTAAAAATCCCCGCACCCATAGTACAGCATAATTTATTGCAGATTCCTGATGAGTTGCCTTTACCATTAGCCGCCATGACTGAACCCTTGGCTTGCGTCCTGCATGGGGTAGCTCGTTCTCAGATTAAACCTCAAGACAAGGTTGTTGTCTTGGGAGATGGGGCAATTGGGTTAATGTTTGTGGCTACTTTAGCTGATAACGTGGAGGTATTGTTGTGGGGTGGTAACGACCAAAGACTAGAAATTGGTCAAAAGTTGGGTGCAGCTAAAACCTTTAATTATCATCAAAATCCGGATATTCCTGGTACGGTAAAAGACCTCACCCAAGGCTGGGGTGCGGATGTAGTGATTGAAGCGACTGGTGTACCCAAGGTTTGGGAAACTGCGCTCGCCTGCGCTCGTCCTGGTGCGATCGTCAACTTATTTGGTGGTTGTCCACGAGATACAACAATTACAGTGAATACAGAACAAATGCACTACAGCGAACTCACCCTCAAAGGAGTTTTTCATAACACCCCTGAATATGTCCGCGCAGCACTGGCTCTCATAGCTAGCCGTAAAATCCCTTTTGAATTATTAATTAGTGAACAGCGTCCCTTAAAAGATTTAGAGCAAGTATTTGATGATATGAAAGCGCGGAAGGTAATTAAGGTAGCGATGGTTTCTAGTTAG
- a CDS encoding glycosyltransferase family 2 protein, with protein sequence MPPKYSFIVPIYNEEETITEMYRRISQVMDQMDGSVELCLVNDGSRDRSLRMMRELHQKDPRVVYLSLARNFGHQIAVTAGLNFARGQVVVILDADLQDPPELIAEMVELWRQGYHIIYAQRIKRRQEGWFKRFTAYTFYRILKQLADVDIPTDTGDFCLLDRQVVDVLNAMPERNRYIRGLRSWVGFNQTAVKFERDPRFAGDVKYTFRKSFALAINGIVSFSKVPLRLSTYLGLFAAIASLLMCLLVLYWRIFTPHSPLTGITIILIAIFFLGAVQLVSIGILGEYIGRIYEEVKQRPLYTLSEVSGFEQQYPDAQQSLDISSSN encoded by the coding sequence ATGCCGCCTAAATATTCTTTTATCGTCCCGATTTACAACGAAGAAGAAACCATCACAGAAATGTATCGCCGCATTTCCCAGGTAATGGATCAGATGGATGGTTCAGTCGAGTTGTGTTTAGTTAATGATGGCAGCCGCGATCGCTCTCTGAGAATGATGCGAGAATTACATCAAAAAGATCCGCGTGTTGTTTACTTAAGTCTTGCCAGAAATTTTGGTCATCAAATCGCCGTTACCGCAGGTTTAAATTTTGCCCGTGGACAAGTAGTTGTGATTCTCGATGCCGATTTACAAGATCCACCAGAATTGATCGCGGAAATGGTGGAATTATGGCGGCAAGGATATCATATAATTTACGCCCAAAGAATCAAACGCCGTCAAGAAGGCTGGTTTAAACGCTTCACCGCCTATACTTTTTATCGGATTCTCAAACAACTGGCAGATGTTGATATTCCTACAGATACCGGAGACTTTTGTTTATTAGATAGGCAAGTTGTTGATGTACTCAATGCTATGCCAGAGCGAAATCGTTACATTCGCGGCTTGCGTTCTTGGGTAGGTTTTAACCAAACAGCCGTTAAATTTGAACGAGATCCTCGTTTTGCTGGCGATGTTAAATATACATTTCGTAAATCTTTTGCATTGGCAATTAATGGCATAGTTTCCTTTTCTAAGGTACCATTAAGGCTTTCAACTTATTTAGGACTATTTGCAGCAATAGCCTCATTATTAATGTGTCTGTTAGTTTTATACTGGCGGATTTTTACACCCCATTCTCCCCTAACTGGAATCACCATTATTCTCATCGCTATCTTCTTTTTGGGAGCAGTACAACTGGTGAGTATTGGTATTTTAGGTGAATATATCGGGCGAATTTATGAAGAGGTTAAACAAAGACCACTTTATACATTGTCAGAAGTTAGCGGCTTTGAGCAGCAATATCCTGATGCTCAACAATCATTAGATATTTCTTCATCCAATTAA
- a CDS encoding fructosamine kinase family protein yields the protein MWTEIDTQISRVTGEKFQSQQRRSVSGGCINQGYAVADGTLTYFVKLNQASQVAMFEAETLGLEQMLATNSIRVPKPICWGIAGNSSYIVLEWLEMGSGNTNSWEEMGRNLAKMHKATSQQGYGWDMNNTIGSTPQINTWTEDWTEFYSKHRLGYQFQLARRRGGNFPKQDELLGALPELLADHEVEPALVHGDLWGGNAGCTVSGEPVIFDPATYFGDREVDLAMTELFGGFPAAFYKGYNQVFPLDGGYERRKTLYNLYHILNHFNLFGGGYASQANRMIEQILR from the coding sequence ATGTGGACAGAAATAGATACCCAAATTAGCCGGGTGACTGGCGAAAAGTTTCAAAGTCAGCAGAGGCGATCGGTTAGTGGTGGATGTATTAACCAGGGCTATGCTGTTGCTGATGGTACATTGACGTATTTTGTCAAACTTAATCAAGCATCTCAAGTTGCCATGTTTGAGGCGGAAACCCTGGGATTAGAGCAAATGTTGGCGACAAATAGCATCCGTGTCCCAAAACCAATTTGTTGGGGAATTGCAGGTAACTCTAGCTATATTGTTTTGGAATGGCTGGAAATGGGAAGTGGTAACACCAATTCCTGGGAAGAAATGGGACGCAATTTGGCGAAAATGCACAAAGCCACTAGTCAGCAAGGGTATGGCTGGGATATGAATAACACCATTGGTTCCACACCGCAAATCAACACTTGGACGGAAGATTGGACGGAATTTTATAGCAAACATCGCCTTGGTTATCAATTTCAGTTAGCCAGGCGACGGGGTGGGAATTTTCCCAAACAAGATGAGTTACTAGGTGCGCTTCCAGAACTATTGGCAGATCATGAAGTAGAACCCGCTTTAGTTCATGGCGATTTGTGGGGTGGGAATGCTGGGTGTACGGTGTCTGGGGAACCAGTGATATTTGATCCAGCTACTTATTTTGGGGATAGAGAAGTTGATCTCGCTATGACAGAACTTTTTGGCGGTTTCCCCGCAGCTTTTTACAAAGGTTATAACCAAGTGTTTCCTTTAGATGGTGGTTATGAACGACGGAAAACACTCTATAACCTGTATCACATCCTTAATCACTTCAATTTATTTGGCGGTGGTTATGCTTCCCAAGCTAACCGAATGATTGAACAGATTTTGCGTTGA
- the crtD gene encoding C-3',4' desaturase CrtD, translating into MSNIVKQDKPRVVVIGAGIGGLTAAALLAHRGYSVLILDQALVPGGCASTFKRQGFTFDVGATQVAGLEPGGIHHRIFSELEIDLPDATPCDPACAVYLPGENTPINVWRDPQKWQEERQKQFPGSEPFWQLMTTLFNASWEFQGRDPVLPPRNLWDLWQLTQAVRPSTFVTVPFTLFTVGDALRLCGLGNDHRLRTFLDLQLKLYSQVNAEETALLYAATALSVSQLPQGLFHLEGSMQVLSDRLVEALERDGGKLLMRHTVEQIKVENGKASAVVIRNQKTGEVWTEAADHVVANVTVQNLVQLLGDKTPSGYKQRVNKLPQASGAFVLYLGVDASAIPTECPPHLQFLYDADGPIGENNSLFVSVSHAGDGRAPEGQATIIASSFVDPKQWWSTEDYPGLKQKFTQEAIAKLAQYFYLKPETIIYQEAATPRTFAHYTGRDRGIVGGIGQRIPTFGPFGFANRTPIDHLWLVGDSTHPGEGTAGVSYSALTVVRQISHSQKY; encoded by the coding sequence ATGTCTAATATTGTTAAGCAAGACAAACCCCGTGTAGTCGTGATTGGTGCGGGAATTGGTGGACTGACGGCTGCTGCATTATTAGCCCATCGTGGCTACAGCGTTCTCATCTTAGACCAAGCCCTCGTTCCTGGGGGTTGTGCTTCTACATTTAAACGCCAAGGATTCACCTTTGATGTGGGTGCAACTCAGGTTGCAGGCTTAGAACCGGGGGGAATCCATCACCGCATCTTTTCCGAACTGGAAATAGATTTACCAGATGCAACGCCTTGTGACCCCGCTTGTGCAGTTTATTTACCTGGGGAAAATACACCCATCAATGTCTGGCGCGACCCCCAAAAATGGCAAGAAGAACGCCAAAAACAATTTCCTGGGAGTGAACCATTTTGGCAACTCATGACTACTTTATTTAATGCCAGTTGGGAGTTTCAAGGACGCGATCCAGTTTTACCGCCGCGTAATTTGTGGGATTTGTGGCAGTTAACCCAAGCAGTAAGACCTAGTACCTTCGTTACTGTACCCTTTACATTATTTACTGTGGGTGATGCTTTAAGGTTGTGTGGGTTGGGAAATGACCACCGACTAAGAACGTTTTTAGATTTGCAACTCAAGCTATATTCTCAAGTCAACGCTGAAGAGACAGCTTTACTTTATGCGGCAACGGCGTTGAGTGTGTCCCAACTACCACAGGGATTGTTTCACCTAGAAGGTAGTATGCAGGTATTGAGCGATCGCCTAGTCGAAGCTTTAGAAAGAGATGGTGGTAAATTGTTGATGCGTCATACCGTTGAACAAATTAAAGTAGAAAACGGTAAAGCCTCTGCTGTCGTTATCAGAAACCAAAAAACAGGGGAAGTTTGGACAGAAGCAGCAGACCACGTAGTTGCTAACGTGACTGTGCAGAACTTAGTGCAACTCTTGGGTGACAAGACTCCATCAGGCTATAAACAGCGCGTTAATAAACTCCCCCAAGCATCAGGGGCATTTGTCCTGTATTTAGGTGTAGATGCTAGCGCTATCCCAACCGAGTGTCCCCCCCACTTGCAATTTTTATATGATGCTGATGGCCCAATTGGGGAAAATAATTCTTTGTTTGTGTCGGTGAGTCATGCTGGTGACGGTCGCGCGCCAGAAGGACAAGCCACAATTATTGCCTCATCTTTCGTAGATCCCAAACAGTGGTGGAGTACGGAAGATTACCCAGGTTTGAAACAGAAATTTACCCAAGAAGCGATCGCCAAATTAGCCCAGTACTTTTATCTCAAACCAGAGACAATTATTTATCAAGAAGCTGCCACACCGCGCACCTTTGCCCATTACACCGGACGCGATCGCGGTATAGTCGGCGGTATTGGTCAAAGAATCCCCACATTTGGCCCCTTTGGTTTTGCGAATCGTACCCCCATTGACCATCTATGGTTAGTTGGTGACTCTACCCACCCAGGAGAAGGAACAGCAGGTGTAAGCTATTCGGCCTTGACTGTAGTTAGGCAAATTAGTCATAGTCAAAAATATTGA
- a CDS encoding M16 family metallopeptidase, translated as MTSTLRKLPRLNAPKLHTLPNGLTIIVEQMPVEAVNLSLWIDVGSSVESDAINGMAHFLEHMIFKGTERLASGEFERHIEERGAVTNAATSQDYTHYYINTAPQDFAKLAPLQIDVVLNASIPDEAFERERFVVLEEIKRSEDNPRRRTFRRAMETAFAELPYRRPVLGPESVISQLTPQQMRDFHASWYQPQSITAVAVGNLPEEQLIETIVEGFNQLKKTPPSPLPTPRPLNLEPAFTEIVRREFVDESLQQARLIMVWRVPGLNQLEQTYGLDVLAGILAHGRTSRLVQDLREERGLVTSISVSNMSNRLQGTFYISAKCAVEDLQAVEEAIAQHIRKLQTELVTEKEIARVRKRVANRFIFGNETPSDRAGLYGFYQSLVGDLEPAFNYPAHIQTQEAPDLLLAANQYLCPEAYGVVVMKPA; from the coding sequence ATGACCTCAACCCTGCGGAAATTGCCCCGACTTAATGCCCCAAAACTACATACACTACCCAATGGTTTGACCATCATAGTGGAGCAAATGCCAGTTGAAGCCGTGAATCTCAGCTTGTGGATTGATGTTGGCTCATCTGTAGAATCTGATGCCATTAACGGTATGGCTCACTTTTTAGAACACATGATTTTTAAAGGAACTGAGCGCCTTGCCAGTGGTGAGTTTGAACGTCACATAGAAGAGCGAGGTGCTGTTACTAACGCCGCTACCAGTCAAGACTACACTCATTACTATATAAATACTGCTCCTCAAGATTTTGCCAAATTAGCGCCATTACAAATAGATGTAGTTTTAAATGCAAGTATCCCTGATGAAGCCTTTGAACGTGAGCGCTTTGTCGTGTTGGAAGAAATCAAACGTTCCGAAGATAATCCCCGTCGCCGTACCTTCCGCCGGGCAATGGAAACAGCATTTGCAGAGTTACCCTACCGCCGTCCAGTATTGGGGCCAGAGTCGGTAATTTCCCAACTAACACCCCAACAGATGCGAGATTTTCACGCTAGTTGGTATCAACCCCAGTCAATCACGGCTGTAGCTGTAGGTAATTTACCGGAAGAACAGTTAATTGAAACTATTGTCGAAGGATTTAACCAACTCAAAAAAACTCCCCCATCCCCACTCCCCACTCCCCGCCCCCTCAATCTCGAACCTGCATTTACAGAAATTGTGCGTCGGGAATTTGTAGATGAAAGTCTTCAGCAAGCAAGACTGATCATGGTTTGGCGAGTTCCTGGGTTGAACCAACTAGAACAGACTTATGGCTTAGATGTTTTAGCGGGTATTTTGGCACATGGAAGAACATCAAGGCTAGTGCAGGATTTACGGGAAGAACGAGGACTTGTAACTTCGATTTCTGTCAGCAATATGAGTAATCGTTTGCAAGGGACATTTTATATTTCCGCTAAATGCGCCGTAGAAGATTTACAAGCCGTAGAGGAAGCGATCGCTCAACATATCCGTAAACTACAAACAGAGTTAGTCACAGAAAAAGAAATCGCCCGTGTCCGTAAGCGTGTAGCCAACAGATTTATTTTTGGCAACGAAACACCAAGCGATCGCGCTGGATTATATGGATTCTATCAATCACTGGTAGGAGATTTAGAACCAGCATTTAACTACCCAGCCCACATTCAAACCCAAGAAGCACCAGATTTACTCTTGGCTGCTAACCAGTATCTTTGCCCAGAGGCTTATGGTGTGGTTGTCATGAAACCAGCGTAG